A region from the Triticum aestivum cultivar Chinese Spring chromosome 3D, IWGSC CS RefSeq v2.1, whole genome shotgun sequence genome encodes:
- the LOC123078517 gene encoding probable receptor-like protein kinase At2g42960: protein MVIFVLLWRETQGDMTRGSRLVPSQFTQSERFYVAGLVYELQVTVQLSVREIKMSTSENLRVELLSRTPPFGLRLWVVLGISIWAAILFVLGLICFLLVYWRRRGNHHDIAEPEIPDVTKEIAVDEVGSRAFVENISAPESHIFPVKERDPEKESGKMFAHLITSKSSDDHNLIECSSHQYDRAQELYSGDEGSSAYDKREYSQCATMSMSPRAGLPEFSHLGLGHWYTLRELEHSTNGFSNEHIIGEGGYGVVYHGRLINGTDVAIKKLFNNLGQAEKEFRVEVEAIGHVRHKNLVRLLGYCVEGSHRMLVYEYISNGNLEQWLHGAMRQQGVLTWEARIKITLGIAKALAYLHEGIEPKVIHRDIKSSNILIDEEFNGKLSDFGLSKLLGEGKSHITTRVMGTFGYVAPEYVNTGLLNEKSDVYSFGVLLLEAVTGRDPVNYSRPANEVHMVEWLKQMVGSRKAEEVVDPEMEAKPTKQALKRALLVALKCVDPVAGRRPTMGQAVRMLEAEDGLSREPAKRKGRRHAPKLEAAAVAALSAAAQQEESNARVATTTREALLYVGLNPGQHGLVSVAVAAASMCSSAFLRMVLLESPRTSATQPIPDFHVYPQAFRFFGECLPEMSVVAPPMPAAAPMAFDLNATEVAGASSSGGARKRPREIPANMLPGACNLFDRVPAAGDDKTANCFIIENIIFEGGGGVTVWRVKAPSAA from the exons ATGGTTATATTTGTTCTTCTTTGGCGAGAAACACAAGGTGACATGACACGCGGGAGTAGGTTGGTTCCTTCACAGTTCACACAGAGCgaac GTTTTTATGTTGCTGGTCTGGTCTATGAGCTGCAAGTGACTGTCCAGTTGTCGGTCAG GGAAATCAAAATGTCAACAAGTGAAAACTTACGGGTGGAGTTATTGTCCAGGACCCCGCCTTTTGGTTTGAGACTATGGGTTGTGCTTGGCATAAGCATTTGGGCTGCAATTCTGTTTGTCCTAGGCCTCATATGCTTCCTGTTGGTATACTGGAGGAGACGAGGGAATCATCATGATATTGCTGAGCCTGAAATCCCAGATGTAACCAAAGAGATTGCAGTAGATGAAGTTGGTAGCCGAGCTTTCGTGGAGAACATCAGTGCCCCAGAAAGTCACATCTTTCCAGTGAAGGAGAGAGATCCAGAGAAAGAATCGGGGAAAATGTTCGCTCACTTGATTACGAGCAAATCAAGTGATGATCATAATTTGATTGAGTGCAGCTCGCACCAATATGATAGGGCCCAGGAGTTATACTCTGGTGATGAAGGCAGTTCAGCATATGATAAGAGGGAGTACTCTCAGTGTGCCACCATGTCCATGTCTCCTCGAGCTGGTCTCCCAGAGTTCTCTCACCTGGGTTTGGGTCATTGGTATACTCTCAGAGAGTTGGAGCATTCAACAAATGGGTTCTCTAATGAGCATATCATTGGAGAGGGCGGATATGGGGTTGTTTATCATGGCCGTCTTATAAATGGAACTGATGTTGCAATCAAAAAACTTTTTAATAACCT GGGCCAGGCAGAGAAAGAGTTCAGGGTCGAAGTTGAGGCCATTGGTCATGTTAGGCATAAGAATCTGGTGCGACTTCTGGGTTACTGTGTCGAGGGAAGCCACAG GATGCTTGTCTACGAATACATCAGCAACGGCAACTTAGAACAGTGGTTGCATGGTGCGATGCGTCAACAAGGTGTTCTTACCTGGGAAGCCCGCATAAAAATTACCCTTGGCATTGCTAAAGC ACTGGCTTATTTGCATGAAGGCATAGAGCCAAAAGTTATTCACCGTGATATCAAATCCAGTAATATCCTTATTGACGAAGAATTCAATGGAAAACTTTCTGACTTTGGATTATCTAAGCTCTTGGGTGAAGGGAAGAGCCATATAACTACTCGAGTTATGGGGACTTTTGG CTATGTAGCCCCTGAATACGTAAATACTGGACTGCTAAATGAAAAGAGCGACGTGTACAGTTTTGGGGTACTACTCTTGGAAGCGGTGACTGGAAGGGATCCTGTTAACTACAGCCGGCCTGCCAATGAG GTCCATATGGTGGAGTGGCTTAAACAGATGGTTGGCAGCAGGAAAGCAGAGGAGGTGGTTGATCCTGAAATGGAGGCTAAACCAACTAAACAGGCTCTCAAGCGTGCTCTCCTAGTCGCGCTCAAGTGTGTAGACCCCGTTGCTGGCAGAAGGCCTACTATGGGTCAGGCCGTTCGTATGCTCGAAGCAGAGGATGGGCTATCACGGGAG CCGGCCAAGAGGAAGGGTCGGAGGCACGCGCCAAAGCTCGAAGCAGCGGCCGTCGCCGCCCTCTCCGCCGCCGCACAACAGGAGGAAAGCAATGCCCGAGTCGCCACAACAACGAGGGAGGCCTTGCTCTACGTAGGGTTAAACCCTGGCCAGCACGGGCTCGTCAGCGTCGCCGTGGCCGCGGCCAGCATGTGCTCGTCGGCATTTCTTCGGATGGTGCTGCTAGAGTCGCCCCGCACGTCTGCCACACAGCCGATTCCCGACTTCCATGTCTATCCGCAAGCCTTCCGCTTCTTCGGGGAATGCTTGCCGGAGATGAGCGTGGTGGCTCCGCCCATGCCCGCGGCCGCGCCCATGGCCTTCGACCTCAACGCCACAGAGGTGGCCGGTGCATCATCCTCCGGAGGGGCGAGGAAACGCCCGCGGGAGATACCAGCCAACATGCTTCCCGGCGCCTGCAACCTGTTTGACAGAGTGCCGGCCGCCGGTGATGACAAAACGGCCAACTGTTTCATCATCGAGAACATCATCTTCGAAGGCGGTGGGGGGGTCACAGTTTGGCGCGTTAAAGCGCCCTCTGCTGcttaa